One genomic region from Neoarius graeffei isolate fNeoGra1 chromosome 4, fNeoGra1.pri, whole genome shotgun sequence encodes:
- the LOC132885419 gene encoding zinc finger protein 239-like — MMKLEEIKNENVPMKISGGEEISSGIHHINTAWRETKLETYPCIRCGKSFSDVGFLKTHHCIHTGEKPYYCTECGKSFIVRNHLERHQRIHTGEKPYRCSQCGRSFRDGGTLKTHQRIHTGEKPYLCSQCGRSFRDRGTLKTHQRIHTGEKPYYCTECGKSFIVRNHLERHQRIHTGEKPYRCSQCGRSFRDGGTLKTHQRIHTGEKPYHCLQCGKNFSVSGTFVKHQRIHSGEKPYYCSECGKSFSQAGTLKTHQRTHTGEKPYHCLQCGKSFTERGTLVKHQRIHTGEKPYHCSQCRLSFTHLNVFKTHKCIRAAQSVCNT; from the coding sequence ATGATGAAATTGGAGGAGATTAAAAATGAGAACGTACCCATGAAGATCTCTGGTGGTGAAGAGATTTCATCTGGAATTCACCACATTAACACCGCTTGGAGAGAAACAAAGCTGGAGACGTACCCGTGCATCcgatgtgggaagagttttagtgATGTGGGATTTCTCAAAACACACCATTGCATTCACACAGGTGAGAAGCCATATTACTGCACAgaatgtgggaagagttttattgtGCGCAATCATCTCGAACGACACCAGCGTATTCACacgggagagaagccgtatcgctgctcacagtgtggaagaaGTTTTAGGGATGGAGGAACTCTCAAAACTCACCAACGCATTCACacgggagagaagccgtatctttgctcacagtgtggaagaaGTTTTAGGGATAGAGGAACTCTCAAAACtcaccaacgcattcacacaggagagaagccgtattacTGCACAgaatgtgggaagagttttattgtGCGCAATCATCTCGAACGACACCAGCGTATTCACacgggagagaagccgtatcgctgctcacagtgtggaagaaGTTTTAGGGATGGAGGAACTCTCAAAACtcaccaacgcattcacacaggagagaagccgtatcactgtttacagtgtgggaagAATTTTTCTGTTAGTGGAACCTTCGTGAagcaccagcgcattcactcaggagagaaGCCTTATTACTGTTCAgagtgtgggaaaagttttagTCAGGCAGGAACACTCAAAACACATCAACGcacccacacaggagagaagccgtatcactgtttacagtgtgggaagagttttactgaaagaGGAACTCTTGTGAAGCACCAgcgtattcacacaggagagaagccgtatcactgctcacagtgtagaCTGAGCTTCACTCATTTAAATGTATTTAAGACACACAAGTGCATTAGAGCAGCACAGTCAgtatgtaacacgtga